Below is a window of Pseudodesulfovibrio sp. 5S69 DNA.
AACAGTTTGCGGTAGCGACGCTCGCCGAGGGGTCTCTGGAATCTGCGTCTCTTCGGTGGCATCAGTCATCCCCCTCACTTTCCTCGGTGAGGCAGGGATTGGTCAAAGCGCCTCCCAAGAGAATCCGGGGAATTCCACCCAGTCGCCCCTGCAGGTAGCTCTTGCGGATGTCCTTGTCGTATCGGACATCCTTGTACTCGCTGAAGGAGAGCAGGTTCGAAGCTCCGGTGGCATCTCTTTCGGCTACCCACATCTCGTCACGGCGCAGGAGTTGCTGATCCATGAGCAGCACGTCATGGGTGGTCAACAGCAACTGCGTTCTGGTTTCCGTGGAGCAATTGGTGAGGTACGCTTCGAGCAATCTGCGTGTCAGCAGCGTGTGCAGGCTACGGTCGACCTCGTCGATCACGTAGACCTTCTTCGAGACCTGGGCCGACAGCTCAAGAAACGCGGGCAGTAGATCGATCACCCGCTGTGAGCCGTCCGACTCCTGACGGATCTCGAACTTGGCTTCCGTGCCGTCCGCCTTCGGATGATAGGTCACCAGCTTCTTGGCGATCAGTTCACCACCTTTGCGGGTCACCACAAATCGCTCGTTGATCGGCTCGGTCAGCAGACGAACGGTCATGCCTTCCTTCACGTCTTCCTGCAGCTTGGTCTTCAGTGGCTCGGGCAGCGGAATGTTCTCGAAAGGGATCTCCTCGCCGCCCAGATGCGCGATGCCGGTGTCGAGCTGCGGCAGCATCTCGTTCATGGTCGAGTAGAGCGGATGCCCCTCGTCGAGGAACTGCTCGAAAGGCTCGAAGCGGGAATCGGGCGCGACCAGCTCGAGCGTGTCCTTGAACCAGTCGTAGACCGGCCGGAAATTGTCGACCTTCTGGGAAACCGAGTTGGTCAGAAAGAGTTGGTTGTCCCGGGTCCCTTTGAAGGCGAACTGGAGGAACTGGTCCTTGGCCAGGGAATCATCGAAGTTGGGCTTTCCGTCCCGACGGTGGTAGAGCACCTTTTCACTGGTGCTCGTAATGGCCACCAGCTTCTCTTCCAGAACCGCCTTGCGGGTCACCGCGAAGCTGAACTCGTAAATGATCTCGTCGATCAGCAACTCGAAGCCAAACCGTGACGGCTGATCGGCCACCTTGGCGTCCAGCCGGAACGGCTCGACAGGAATCAGGCTGTCGGGCTGGGTTCCTTTGACGACCAGCGCCTTGGCGAAACTCAGGGCCTTGAAAAAGTTGGTCTTGCCCGACGCGTTGCCACCATAAATTGCCGCAACCGGAAGAACTCTCGTCTGGTACTTGCCGAGCTTGGGAACCCTGTCTCCATGCTGGCGCTCCCTGCTGGCGACCATCGAAAATGTGACCTGGTTGCGGAAGGACATCCAGTTTTCGAGTGAGAAACTGACTATCATCTTACCGCCTCCTAAAGTGAAATATTCGCTTTATCATGCCTTTAATATAGGCATGGGCGGCCTGAAAGTCAATCTAAAAGAGATAATATCTCGTTAAACACCCCTGCAACCAATCCGGTACTCGAAGTTCTTGGTGTGGGCGTTGCGCTGCCGGTCGATGTCGAACCCGGCGTCCCGGATGACGTCCAGGTCGTTGCTGATGCGCCGACCGAGCTGGGCGGGCTTCTTGTATTCGAATTCGAGGTTGAATTCCCGGCCGACCCTGCGCAGCGCCGCGAGCAGCCGTCCCGCCGATACCGGCTCCATGGTGTTCTCGTTCTCGAACCGCACCTGGTAGCGTTCGATGAACCCCACGACATGGTTTGCCCGGTCGTCCTCGCCATAGCGGGCCTTCTCGTCCAGCTCCACCGCGTTTCGGTAGGCGTGGAAGAGCGACGCAAGTGCCGTGGCAATGGGGTTCGACTCCCGCGCCATCTCCTGGCTGGTGTCGTTGATGGAATGGATCTGCTCGATGAACAGCGGGCTCAGTTCCTCGAGTCCGGTGGTCACCTCGTGTTCCTCGGAACCGGCCAGCATCATCAGGTACATCAGGCTCAGATAATCGTTGCAACGGCGCTTGCCATGGGTCGGCATGGTTCGGTGCAGCAGACGCATGACCTGTTTCTGGGCTCCGTCTCGGATCATCGCCAGCACATGGCTGGTCCGCTTCATGATGGCCGAGATGATCAGATCCCGGTTCTGCTGGATGGCGGAGATGACCTCCGATTCCAGAAAACAGTCGCTGGCCTGGTTGGCGAGGTCGAAGTTGATGACGAAGGACCTCGACAGAATCTCCGATAGCTCCCCGCACAGCGGCTCGATGCCGGTGGTGTTCAGCAGGCACTTGGTCCGCTCGGTGATGGTCTCGCTGTCGGTGCCGCTCTTGCGTTTCTCCTTGGCGATGCCGGTAATGCTGGTCAGCATGAAGGTGGTCAGATCCTCGGTCATCTGCTTGACCTCGATGTTGTCGAGGACGAT
It encodes the following:
- a CDS encoding AAA family ATPase, whose amino-acid sequence is MIVSFSLENWMSFRNQVTFSMVASRERQHGDRVPKLGKYQTRVLPVAAIYGGNASGKTNFFKALSFAKALVVKGTQPDSLIPVEPFRLDAKVADQPSRFGFELLIDEIIYEFSFAVTRKAVLEEKLVAITSTSEKVLYHRRDGKPNFDDSLAKDQFLQFAFKGTRDNQLFLTNSVSQKVDNFRPVYDWFKDTLELVAPDSRFEPFEQFLDEGHPLYSTMNEMLPQLDTGIAHLGGEEIPFENIPLPEPLKTKLQEDVKEGMTVRLLTEPINERFVVTRKGGELIAKKLVTYHPKADGTEAKFEIRQESDGSQRVIDLLPAFLELSAQVSKKVYVIDEVDRSLHTLLTRRLLEAYLTNCSTETRTQLLLTTHDVLLMDQQLLRRDEMWVAERDATGASNLLSFSEYKDVRYDKDIRKSYLQGRLGGIPRILLGGALTNPCLTEESEGDD